The following coding sequences are from one Campylobacter showae CSUNSWCD window:
- the fumC gene encoding class II fumarate hydratase, producing the protein MEYRIEKDTMGEVKVPNEKYWGAQTQRSHENFEIGVGLETMPREVIEGFAYLKKACALVNRKLGRLDEPRTEAIAQACDEILNGKLDGNFPLVVWQTGSGTQSNMNLNEVVSNRAMEILGLNFRDKAALDVKDAKFVHPNDHVNKGQSSNDTYPTAMRIAFVLELQKKLLPAIEKLEATLDKKTAEFARIVKIGRTHLQDATPLTLGQEFSGYAHMLKASKAQILATVPFLQELAIGGTAVGTGLNSHPKFSEMVSDELNALTGTAFKFKSHPNKFHGLTSHDAEVFLSGALNGLAANLMKIANDVRWLASGPRCGIGEINIPENEPGSSIMPGKVNPTQCEAVTMVAAQVMGNHVAISVAASQGNFELNVFKPVLTYNLIQSIRLLSDAMNSFDKHCACGITANEAKIDKLLHESLMLVTALNPHIGYANAAKIAKTAHHNGTTLREEAIKSGILTAEEFDEWVVPEDMIAPKE; encoded by the coding sequence ATGGAATATAGAATAGAAAAAGACACGATGGGTGAGGTGAAAGTTCCGAATGAGAAATATTGGGGAGCGCAGACGCAGCGCAGCCATGAAAATTTCGAGATCGGAGTGGGACTGGAGACGATGCCAAGAGAGGTCATAGAGGGTTTTGCCTATCTAAAAAAGGCGTGCGCGCTTGTTAATCGCAAGCTAGGCCGCCTAGACGAGCCTCGCACCGAGGCAATAGCGCAGGCGTGCGATGAAATTTTAAACGGCAAGCTGGACGGAAATTTTCCTCTAGTCGTGTGGCAGACGGGCTCGGGCACGCAGTCGAATATGAATTTAAACGAGGTCGTCTCAAACCGCGCGATGGAGATTTTGGGGCTAAATTTCCGCGATAAGGCGGCGCTGGACGTTAAAGACGCAAAATTCGTGCATCCAAACGATCACGTAAATAAAGGTCAGAGCTCAAACGACACCTATCCTACGGCGATGCGAATAGCTTTTGTGCTAGAGCTTCAAAAAAAGCTACTGCCCGCGATCGAAAAATTAGAAGCGACGCTGGATAAAAAGACCGCCGAGTTTGCGCGGATCGTAAAAATCGGCCGCACTCACCTACAAGACGCCACGCCGCTCACGCTCGGGCAGGAATTTAGCGGCTACGCGCATATGCTAAAGGCGAGTAAGGCGCAGATCCTAGCTACCGTGCCGTTTTTGCAGGAGCTTGCCATCGGCGGTACGGCGGTCGGCACCGGGCTAAACTCGCACCCGAAATTTAGCGAGATGGTAAGCGACGAGCTAAATGCGCTAACGGGCACGGCGTTTAAATTTAAATCCCATCCAAATAAATTTCACGGCCTAACGAGCCACGACGCGGAGGTATTTTTAAGCGGCGCGCTAAACGGCCTGGCGGCAAATTTGATGAAGATCGCAAACGACGTGCGCTGGCTGGCAAGCGGGCCTAGGTGCGGTATCGGCGAGATAAACATCCCCGAAAACGAGCCGGGAAGCTCGATAATGCCGGGTAAGGTAAATCCGACGCAGTGCGAAGCCGTCACGATGGTAGCGGCGCAAGTAATGGGCAACCACGTCGCGATTTCCGTCGCCGCAAGCCAAGGAAACTTCGAGCTAAACGTCTTTAAGCCGGTGCTTACGTACAACCTCATCCAAAGCATCCGCCTGCTAAGCGACGCGATGAACAGCTTCGATAAACACTGCGCTTGCGGTATCACGGCAAACGAGGCTAAAATCGACAAGCTACTGCACGAGAGCCTGATGCTCGTAACCGCGCTAAATCCGCACATCGGCTATGCAAATGCCGCCAAGATCGCGAAAACCGCGCATCATAACGGCACGACGCTGCGCGAGGAGGCGATAAAATCAGGCATACTGACCGCCGAGGAATTTGACGAGTGGGTGGTGCCTGAGGATATGATCGCGCCGAAGGAGTAA